Proteins encoded together in one Lathamus discolor isolate bLatDis1 chromosome 3, bLatDis1.hap1, whole genome shotgun sequence window:
- the PTGFR gene encoding prostaglandin F2-alpha receptor isoform X1: MNSSKSPGLAGFGILKNTTCHTEKKISVFFSIIFMTVGILSNSLAIAILLKAYQRFRQKSKASFLLLASGLVVTDLFGHLINGAIAVFVYASDKDWIRFNQSNILCSVFGICMVFFGLCPLFLGSVMAVERCIGVTKPIFHSTKMTSKHVKMMLTMVCLFAVLIALLPVLRFRAYQIQASRTWCFYKTEHVEDWEDRFYLLLFSCLGLLALAVSFLCNAVTGITLLRVKFKSQQRQGRSHHFEMIIQLLAIMCVSCICWSPFLVTMAKIGINESRSKETCETILFALRMATWNQILDPWVYILLRKAVLKNLYKIARGCCGVHIINLHMWELSSIKNSLKVAAISESPVSSKQINLQPLSNTGH, translated from the exons ATGAACAGTTCAAAATCACCAGGGCTGGCTGGATTTGGAATCTTGAAAAACACAACCTGCCACACGGAAAAGAAGATTTCCGTTTTCTTTTCAATAATCTTCATGACAGTGGGAATTCTGTCCAACAGTCTTGCAATAGCAATTCTCCTGAAGGCATATCAGAGATTTAGACAGAAATCAAAagcctcctttttgcttctcGCTAGCGGCTTGGTCGTCACAGATCTCTTTGGCCACCTCATCAACGGAGCCATTGCAGTGTTTGTGTATGCATCAGATAAAGACTGGATTCGATTTAACCAGTCCAACATTCTTTGCAGTGTTTTTGGCATCTGCatggttttctttggtttgtgcCCACTCTTCCTGGGCAGTGTGATGGCTGTTGAAAGGTGCATTGGAGTCACTAAGCCAATATTTCACTCTACAAAAATGACTTCTAAACATGTGAAAATGATGTTGACTATGGTATGTCTGTTTGCTGTTCTTATAGCTTTGCTGCCTGTTCTTAGGTTTAGAGCCTATCAAATTCAAGCATCGAGGACCTGGTGCTTCTATAAAACAGAACATGTTGAGGACTGGGAAGACAGATTTTATCTCTTACTTTTTTCTTGCCTTGGGTTACTGGCCCTTGCTGTTTCATTCTTGTGCAATGCTGTCACAGGAATTACTCTCTTAAGAGTCAAATTTAAAAGTCAACAAAGACAAGGCAGATCTCATCATTTTGAAATGATCATTCAGCTCTTGGCTATAATGTGTGTTTCTTGCATTTGCTGGAGTCCATTCCTG GTGacaatggccaaaattgggatAAATGAGAGTCGTTCAAAGGAGACCTGTGAAACAATACTTTTTGCTCTTCGAATGGCAACGTGGAATCAGATTTTAGATCCCTGGGTGTACATTCTTCTCCGGAAAGCTGTGCTTAAAAACCTGTACAAGATCGCAAGGGGATGTTGTGGTGTGCACATCATAAACTTACACATGTGGGAACTCAGCTCCATCAAGAATTCTTTGAAGGTTGCAGCAATATCTGAGTCACCAGTAAgttccaaacaaataaacctACAGCCGCTTAGCAATACAGGGCATTGA
- the PTGFR gene encoding prostaglandin F2-alpha receptor isoform X2 — protein MNSSKSPGLAGFGILKNTTCHTEKKISVFFSIIFMTVGILSNSLAIAILLKAYQRFRQKSKASFLLLASGLVVTDLFGHLINGAIAVFVYASDKDWIRFNQSNILCSVFGICMVFFGLCPLFLGSVMAVERCIGVTKPIFHSTKMTSKHVKMMLTMVCLFAVLIALLPVLRFRAYQIQASRTWCFYKTEHVEDWEDRFYLLLFSCLGLLALAVSFLCNAVTGITLLRVKFKSQQRQGRSHHFEMIIQLLAIMCVSCICWSPFLVTMAKIGINESRSKETCETILFALRMATWNQILDPWVYILLRKAVLKNLYKIARGCCGVHIINLHMWELSSIKNSLKVAAISESPSQS, from the exons ATGAACAGTTCAAAATCACCAGGGCTGGCTGGATTTGGAATCTTGAAAAACACAACCTGCCACACGGAAAAGAAGATTTCCGTTTTCTTTTCAATAATCTTCATGACAGTGGGAATTCTGTCCAACAGTCTTGCAATAGCAATTCTCCTGAAGGCATATCAGAGATTTAGACAGAAATCAAAagcctcctttttgcttctcGCTAGCGGCTTGGTCGTCACAGATCTCTTTGGCCACCTCATCAACGGAGCCATTGCAGTGTTTGTGTATGCATCAGATAAAGACTGGATTCGATTTAACCAGTCCAACATTCTTTGCAGTGTTTTTGGCATCTGCatggttttctttggtttgtgcCCACTCTTCCTGGGCAGTGTGATGGCTGTTGAAAGGTGCATTGGAGTCACTAAGCCAATATTTCACTCTACAAAAATGACTTCTAAACATGTGAAAATGATGTTGACTATGGTATGTCTGTTTGCTGTTCTTATAGCTTTGCTGCCTGTTCTTAGGTTTAGAGCCTATCAAATTCAAGCATCGAGGACCTGGTGCTTCTATAAAACAGAACATGTTGAGGACTGGGAAGACAGATTTTATCTCTTACTTTTTTCTTGCCTTGGGTTACTGGCCCTTGCTGTTTCATTCTTGTGCAATGCTGTCACAGGAATTACTCTCTTAAGAGTCAAATTTAAAAGTCAACAAAGACAAGGCAGATCTCATCATTTTGAAATGATCATTCAGCTCTTGGCTATAATGTGTGTTTCTTGCATTTGCTGGAGTCCATTCCTG GTGacaatggccaaaattgggatAAATGAGAGTCGTTCAAAGGAGACCTGTGAAACAATACTTTTTGCTCTTCGAATGGCAACGTGGAATCAGATTTTAGATCCCTGGGTGTACATTCTTCTCCGGAAAGCTGTGCTTAAAAACCTGTACAAGATCGCAAGGGGATGTTGTGGTGTGCACATCATAAACTTACACATGTGGGAACTCAGCTCCATCAAGAATTCTTTGAAGGTTGCAGCAATATCTGAGTCACCA tCACAGAGCTGA
- the PTGFR gene encoding prostaglandin F2-alpha receptor isoform X3, translating into MNSSKSPGLAGFGILKNTTCHTEKKISVFFSIIFMTVGILSNSLAIAILLKAYQRFRQKSKASFLLLASGLVVTDLFGHLINGAIAVFVYASDKDWIRFNQSNILCSVFGICMVFFGLCPLFLGSVMAVERCIGVTKPIFHSTKMTSKHVKMMLTMVTMAKIGINESRSKETCETILFALRMATWNQILDPWVYILLRKAVLKNLYKIARGCCGVHIINLHMWELSSIKNSLKVAAISESPVSSKQINLQPLSNTGH; encoded by the exons ATGAACAGTTCAAAATCACCAGGGCTGGCTGGATTTGGAATCTTGAAAAACACAACCTGCCACACGGAAAAGAAGATTTCCGTTTTCTTTTCAATAATCTTCATGACAGTGGGAATTCTGTCCAACAGTCTTGCAATAGCAATTCTCCTGAAGGCATATCAGAGATTTAGACAGAAATCAAAagcctcctttttgcttctcGCTAGCGGCTTGGTCGTCACAGATCTCTTTGGCCACCTCATCAACGGAGCCATTGCAGTGTTTGTGTATGCATCAGATAAAGACTGGATTCGATTTAACCAGTCCAACATTCTTTGCAGTGTTTTTGGCATCTGCatggttttctttggtttgtgcCCACTCTTCCTGGGCAGTGTGATGGCTGTTGAAAGGTGCATTGGAGTCACTAAGCCAATATTTCACTCTACAAAAATGACTTCTAAACATGTGAAAATGATGTTGACTATG GTGacaatggccaaaattgggatAAATGAGAGTCGTTCAAAGGAGACCTGTGAAACAATACTTTTTGCTCTTCGAATGGCAACGTGGAATCAGATTTTAGATCCCTGGGTGTACATTCTTCTCCGGAAAGCTGTGCTTAAAAACCTGTACAAGATCGCAAGGGGATGTTGTGGTGTGCACATCATAAACTTACACATGTGGGAACTCAGCTCCATCAAGAATTCTTTGAAGGTTGCAGCAATATCTGAGTCACCAGTAAgttccaaacaaataaacctACAGCCGCTTAGCAATACAGGGCATTGA